From a region of the Anoplopoma fimbria isolate UVic2021 breed Golden Eagle Sablefish chromosome 16, Afim_UVic_2022, whole genome shotgun sequence genome:
- the vwc2l gene encoding von Willebrand factor C domain-containing protein 2-like, with translation MGPLLSAAFVLLLALGAVSPASVGNPEDYTADEAERTASDNIVFDDYRGKGCVDDSGFVYKLGERFYPGHSNCPCMCTEDGPVCDQPECPKLHPKCTKVEHNGCCPECKEVKNFCEYRGKTYKILEEFKPSPCEWCRCEPNNEVHCVVSDCAVPECVNPVYEPEQCCPICKNGPNCFAGTTIIPAGIEVKVDDCTICRCHNGDWWKPAQCLRRECLNGQTLS, from the exons ATGGGCCCTCTCCTCTCGGCCGCCTTCGTCCTCCTGCTGGCCCTGGGCGCAGTGTCTCCGGCCTCGGTCGGTAACCCCGAGGATTACACCGCGGACGAGGCGGAGCGGACCGCCAGTGACAACATCGTCTTCGATGACTACCGGGGGAAAGGGTGCGTGGATGACAGCGGATTCGTCTACAAACTGGGGGAGCGCTTCTACCCGGGACACTCGAACTGTCCGTGCATGTGCACGGAGGACGGGCCCGTGTGCGACCAGCCCGAGTGCCCCAAACTGCACCCCAAGTGCACAAAAGTGGAGCACAATGGATGCTGCCCCGAGTGCAAGGAGGTGAAAAACTTCTGCGAGTACCGGGGGAAAACGTACAAAATACTGGAAGAATTCAAG CCGTCACCCTGTGAATGGTGCCGCTGCGAACCAAATAATGAGGTACACTGTGTGGTGTCTGACTGCGCCGTCCCAGAGTGTGTCAACCCTGTGTACGAGCCAGAGCAATGCTGCCCCATCTGTAAAAACG GTCCAAATTGCTTTGCTGGAACAACGATCATCCCAGCCGGAATTGAAGTAAAGGTGGACGACTGCACCATCTGCCGCTGCCACAACGGAGACTGGTGGAAGCCGGCGCAGTGCTTGCGGCGGGAGTGCCTCAACGGCCAGACGTTGTCATAG